CGCGCGTGAAGACGACGACGGGCACTCCGGATGCTTCCAGCTCGTCGCGGAAGGCGAGCTCCTCGGCACCCGACGCGACATACACGAACACGACGTCGCGGTCGTCGGAGGACAGTCGTAGATGCCGCAGCTGCGAGACGAACGGCGTGACGCCGATGCCGGCCGCGACCATGAGCACCGGGCTGGTGGGCTTCGACGGCAGGACGAAGTCACCCCAGACCCCGGTCACGGGGAGCGACTGACCGGGCTCGACACGCGCGAGGGCCTTCTTGTAGCTCGACTGGGAGCCCTCTCGCAGAGCGATCCGCACGGTCGGGAGCTCCTCGGGCGCCGACACGATGCTGAACTCGCGGCGCGTACCGCGGGCGTCGGCGTGCGCGTGAGCGACTTCGAGCTCGAGGTACTGACCGGCGGAGAACCGGAACCCGCGTCGCGCGTGGAAGACGAGCTCCCGGACGGTCGGGGTGAGTGCGATGCGCTCCACGAGCGTGAGGCGCACGGCGGAGCGGAACGCGAACACGAAGGCGACCAGGTTCCCGATGAGGAGGGCGCGCTCCTGGCCGAGGCTCACGCCACCGACGTCGATGGGCCAGCCCGCCAGCACGCCCACGATCGCCGCCACGACGAACTGCTGCCAGCGGCGCGGCGGCAGGGTGAGCGGCTCGGAGAGCATGAACACGCCGAGGAAGAGGAAGGGCGAGGACCACAGCAGCTGCCAGAAGACCGTCCCGGCGTCGAACGCGAGCCCTGCCGTCTGATACTGGCTGGCGGTGCGGAAGAAGGCGACCGCGACGGCGACCACGAGGAACACGAGCACGACGCGCAGCTTCTCGGTGCGGAACAGCACCAGGAACCCGGCGACGATCACCGGCGCCGCGAGATACGGGGAGCCCACCCACCAGGCGGAGGCGCCGAGCTCCGGCACCCAGACGCTCAGCACCGTGAGGAACGTCGCCCCGACGGCCGCCGGGTTGAAGATGTGGCGTCCCTGCCAGGCGAGCACGTACTTCGACGCGGATGCCACGGCGCCTGCCACCGCGAGACCGACGAGTCCGAGGGGATCGAGGGTGGGGCGCAGCACGAACAGCAGGATCAGCACCGTGATGAGAGTGGACTCCCATCGCCATGCCTTGCCGAGGAGTCGGTGCGCGAGCGCATCCACCGCGACGCACGCGAGCCCGAGCACCGCCCACGCGGCCAGCAACTCCCACGGGGTCGGGGCGAGGACGCCGAAGAACGACTCGACGAACGCGATGGCCGCCAGCGCCACGAGGGCCCAGACGACGAGGCGATACATGGAGATCCGGCCGATGAGCGCGAAGACGCGGGTCCAGGCGGCGGTGAGCGATGAGATCACGAGAACAACTCTGCCTTACAGTTCGGGGACCACTCCACGCGGCCATCGGTCGTCATCCGCACCCACGGCACTCCCCACGCGTGGGCGAGGGCGGGTCCGCCGTCGAAGAAGAGCGCGCTGGCAACGGCATCCGCCGTCATCGCGCGCGGCGCGACCGCCCACGTCGCCGCGATCGTCTGCACGGGCTCCCCGGTGCGGGCGTCGAGCACGTGATGGAGACCATCGCCCCACGCGCGCCGGTTGGTCGCCGAGGCGCACAGCGCGGCATCCGCCACATCCCACACGCCGATCGCGCGCCGCGCGTCGTAGGGGTGCTCCAGACCGATCCGCTCCGGCGGTTCGTGCACGCCACCGCGCACCGCGAGATCGCCGCTCGCGTCGACCACGATGCGACCCGGCATCCGCCCTTCGGCCTCGACCGCGACCCACCGCTCGACCTCGGCGACGACGAGGTCGACGAGGCGTCCCTTGCCGATCGCGCCGACGTCGATCGTCCCGGGCTCGCTCAGC
This genomic window from Candidatus Microbacterium phytovorans contains:
- a CDS encoding FAD:protein FMN transferase, which gives rise to MGGAADARWEFTAIGTSWEISTPRPLSVDARRAVTAIIDDFDRTWSRFRDDSVVRSLATRGGAVPVPPDAAAMLGAYAELSDATEGAINPLIGDALALRGYDPAYGFLDAGARPAPSRWREQLHWDDAYLRLSEPGTIDVGAIGKGRLVDLVVAEVERWVAVEAEGRMPGRIVVDASGDLAVRGGVHEPPERIGLEHPYDARRAIGVWDVADAALCASATNRRAWGDGLHHVLDARTGEPVQTIAATWAVAPRAMTADAVASALFFDGGPALAHAWGVPWVRMTTDGRVEWSPNCKAELFS
- a CDS encoding RnfABCDGE type electron transport complex subunit D, yielding MISSLTAAWTRVFALIGRISMYRLVVWALVALAAIAFVESFFGVLAPTPWELLAAWAVLGLACVAVDALAHRLLGKAWRWESTLITVLILLFVLRPTLDPLGLVGLAVAGAVASASKYVLAWQGRHIFNPAAVGATFLTVLSVWVPELGASAWWVGSPYLAAPVIVAGFLVLFRTEKLRVVLVFLVVAVAVAFFRTASQYQTAGLAFDAGTVFWQLLWSSPFLFLGVFMLSEPLTLPPRRWQQFVVAAIVGVLAGWPIDVGGVSLGQERALLIGNLVAFVFAFRSAVRLTLVERIALTPTVRELVFHARRGFRFSAGQYLELEVAHAHADARGTRREFSIVSAPEELPTVRIALREGSQSSYKKALARVEPGQSLPVTGVWGDFVLPSKPTSPVLMVAAGIGVTPFVSQLRHLRLSSDDRDVVFVYVASGAEELAFRDELEASGVPVVVFTRDEPTDLPARWRWARGVRLDAEGLLQVVPDIAERHAYISGPPALISELAPALERARSITTDAFSGY